The Treponema sp. J25 genomic sequence ATACTCCCCCATGGGGGGCGCCACATAGGTAAAGCCGAGCTTTTCGTAAAGCTTACGGGCAGGGCTATTCCCCTTTTTTACAAAAAGGGTGAGGGTTTTTTGCTGACCCTGAAGTTCTTCGATTAAACGGGCCAGCATTCTCCCCGCAATCCCTTGATTTCGGTAGGGGGGACGTACGTATACTCCCCCAATTTGCACATGGTGAACCCCCCAGGCATTGGTATTGGCCTTCGCTATGAGCGCCCCATCCCTTTCGACGGTAATAAGAAGGTGATGCTTTAAGATACTATCCAGCGTCCAACGACAGGAAGCCGCATCAAAGGGACTTCCCCTGGGTAAGACCTCTTCTTGTTCATACGCGGCCTGGAGTTCATATAGTTCATTATAAAAACGACGGTCCGGTTGTGTAGTTCCCCAAAAGAAATGGAGAGTCTCCCCCCTGGGGTGTTTCTCCGGCGATTGGGTCGTTTTCATGCTTTTATCCTCTTTCCCTGCAAAAAAATCTGTGCTCCGGGAAAGAGCCCCCCCTTCATTCGTGAAATCTGGTCTATCGTGGGGAAACGGGAACCGCATGAGAAGGTACTCTTGAGTGTC encodes the following:
- a CDS encoding GNAT family N-acetyltransferase, with translation MAWERIQNWQESDVGRFFAEQEIQCVAASFRFQHFNPARDTLWGWRDTEGRLRALLFFSGSILHPLLDMSGFTEKEAPPFTNRNALRSIIKKMTQRPCRRLRSIQGNSLLTTLCDELVTALGFSQKDTQEYLLMRFPFPHDRPDFTNEGGALSRSTDFFAGKEDKSMKTTQSPEKHPRGETLHFFWGTTQPDRRFYNELYELQAAYEQEEVLPRGSPFDAASCRWTLDSILKHHLLITVERDGALIAKANTNAWGVHHVQIGGVYVRPPYRNQGIAGRMLARLIEELQGQQKTLTLFVKKGNSPARKLYEKLGFTYVAPPMGEYRISYY